A single region of the Halobacterium wangiae genome encodes:
- a CDS encoding sensor histidine kinase — MRRLPAPRGFQTGSAMADIQLLIDDDAERTAVQQLLAQEGYEATAGDDLQAADLYLVDDYSFPEYREALRAEKRERQPSFCPVFLIHREGTRIDLDVEHSRDPDEPLLVNETIEAPVDRAVFFRRLTNLLVRQRQTEALADRNERLDDFASKASHELRNPLNVLAGRLELARETGDEEHLAAMEQSIDRIHRLVEDVLSLARTGDVEVDPEPVDLAAVVEECWSSVETAAGTLDVGTTATVLADEDRLLQVLSNLLRNAVEHGGRDVTVTVGTTATGFYVADDGPGIPPADRGRVLERGHAGDGHGTGLGLSIVAEVASAHDWDLAVTESEAGGARFEFRAVELVDGR, encoded by the coding sequence GTGAGACGACTGCCCGCGCCCCGCGGGTTCCAGACTGGTAGCGCGATGGCCGACATCCAGCTCCTCATCGACGACGACGCCGAGCGGACCGCCGTCCAGCAACTGCTGGCCCAGGAGGGGTACGAAGCCACCGCCGGCGACGACCTGCAGGCTGCGGACCTCTACCTCGTGGACGACTACTCGTTCCCCGAGTACCGGGAGGCGTTGCGTGCGGAGAAACGCGAACGCCAGCCGTCGTTCTGCCCGGTCTTCCTCATCCACCGCGAGGGGACGCGGATCGACCTCGACGTGGAGCACAGTCGGGACCCCGACGAACCACTCCTCGTCAACGAGACCATCGAGGCGCCAGTGGACAGAGCCGTCTTCTTCCGGCGGTTGACGAACCTCCTCGTGCGTCAGCGCCAGACCGAGGCGCTCGCGGACCGGAACGAGCGCCTCGACGACTTCGCGAGCAAGGCGAGCCACGAACTCCGCAACCCCCTGAACGTCCTCGCGGGCCGCCTCGAACTCGCCCGCGAGACGGGCGACGAGGAGCACCTGGCGGCGATGGAGCAGTCCATCGACCGCATCCACCGACTCGTCGAGGACGTGCTGTCGCTCGCGCGCACTGGCGACGTCGAGGTGGACCCGGAACCCGTCGACCTCGCGGCAGTCGTCGAGGAGTGCTGGTCGAGCGTCGAGACGGCGGCCGGGACGCTCGACGTCGGGACGACGGCGACCGTGCTCGCCGACGAGGACCGGCTCCTCCAGGTGCTCTCGAACCTCCTCCGGAACGCCGTCGAGCACGGCGGCCGGGACGTCACGGTGACCGTCGGGACGACGGCGACCGGTTTCTACGTGGCGGACGACGGGCCGGGCATCCCCCCGGCGGACCGCGGGCGAGTGCTGGAACGCGGCCACGCCGGCGACGGTCACGGCACCGGACTCGGCCTGTCGATCGTCGCGGAGGTCGCGTCGGCGCACGACTGGGACCTGGCCGTGACCGAGAGCGAGGCCGGTGGCGCGCGCTTCGAGTTCCGGGCGGTCGAACTGGTCGACGGTCGGTAG
- the hutI gene encoding imidazolonepropionase, with protein sequence MTDPEAVVHGAAELVVGPDSDRGLRSYEDGAVAIVDGSVAMVGTTEDVIAEYPPENAATAVDASGQTVIPGFVDPHTHALFAGDRSDEFAQKLRGKSYQEILAAGGGILRTVGAVREATDEELVANLTAQLDAMLVHGTTTAEVKTGYGLDTETELRMLDAIERATADHPVDVVVTFMGAHATPEGMDTEAYVDEVVEEQLPAAAERDVAEFCDVFCEEGVFTVEQSRRILEAGREHGMQPKLHAEEFTRLGSAQLAAELDAVSADHLLHANEADAEALADAGVTPVLLPGTAFSLGESYADPGQFQDAGAPVALATDLNPNCYSQSMGFAVALACNGMRMTPADALLGATAHAARAVDRSDGTGTLREGAPGDVAVVDGPSHVHVPYNFGVNTVTTVLKDGTLVVDGGETA encoded by the coding sequence ATGACTGACCCCGAAGCCGTCGTCCACGGCGCCGCGGAACTGGTCGTCGGCCCGGACTCGGACCGCGGGCTCCGGAGCTACGAGGACGGCGCGGTGGCGATCGTCGACGGGAGCGTGGCGATGGTCGGCACTACAGAAGACGTGATCGCGGAGTACCCACCGGAGAACGCGGCAACCGCCGTCGACGCCTCCGGCCAGACGGTGATTCCGGGGTTCGTCGACCCCCACACCCACGCGCTGTTCGCGGGGGACCGCTCCGATGAGTTCGCGCAGAAACTCCGCGGGAAGTCCTACCAGGAGATTCTCGCGGCGGGCGGCGGCATCCTCCGCACCGTCGGGGCCGTTCGCGAGGCCACCGACGAGGAACTCGTCGCGAACCTCACTGCCCAGCTCGACGCGATGCTCGTCCACGGCACGACCACCGCCGAGGTCAAGACCGGCTACGGACTCGACACGGAGACCGAACTCCGGATGCTCGACGCCATCGAGCGCGCCACCGCCGACCACCCGGTCGACGTGGTGGTGACCTTCATGGGCGCTCACGCCACGCCCGAGGGGATGGACACGGAGGCGTACGTCGACGAGGTCGTCGAGGAGCAACTCCCCGCGGCCGCCGAGCGCGACGTCGCGGAGTTCTGTGACGTCTTCTGCGAGGAGGGTGTGTTCACCGTCGAGCAGTCCCGCCGAATCCTCGAAGCGGGCCGCGAGCACGGTATGCAACCGAAGCTCCACGCCGAGGAGTTCACGCGCCTCGGGAGCGCCCAGCTGGCCGCGGAACTCGACGCGGTGAGCGCGGACCACCTGCTGCACGCGAACGAGGCGGACGCAGAGGCGCTCGCCGACGCGGGCGTCACGCCCGTGCTCCTCCCCGGCACGGCGTTCTCACTCGGCGAGTCGTACGCAGACCCCGGGCAGTTCCAGGACGCCGGCGCTCCGGTCGCGCTCGCGACCGACCTCAACCCGAACTGCTACAGCCAGAGCATGGGGTTCGCGGTGGCGCTGGCCTGCAACGGGATGCGGATGACGCCCGCGGACGCGCTGCTCGGCGCGACGGCCCACGCCGCCCGCGCTGTCGACCGCTCCGACGGTACGGGGACGCTCCGCGAGGGGGCGCCCGGCGACGTCGCCGTCGTGGACGGTCCGAGCCACGTCCACGTCCCGTACAACTTCGGCGTGAACACCGTCACGACCGTGCTCAAGGACGGAACGCTGGTCGTGGACGGAGGTGAGACGGCGTGA
- the hutU gene encoding urocanate hydratase — translation MTDAPDGSFEVGAPSEQWRDYQGAPTGSELECEGWRQEAALRMLNNNLDPEVAEKPEDLVVYGGTGRAARSWDAYDAILDELRELGDEETLLVQSGKPVGVFETHERAPRVLIANSNLVGKWDNWEHFHELESRGLIMYGQMTAGSWAYIGTQGIIQGTYETLAEAGRQHFGVPASEANGGSADEQSESSGGDLSGRIVVTGGLGGMGGAQPLAVTMNEGVCIAAEVDERRIDRRIETGYCMEKTDDVGEAIRKAEEAAEAGEPYSVGVHVNAADMLEEMLDRGFVPDIVTDQTSAHDELEGYYPSGYTVAEADDLRERDPETYVEESLDTMERHVQGILDMQDEGAIAVEYGNNIRGQVATHRDMETAFDFPGFVPAYIRPQFCRGRGPFRWVALSGDPADIHRTDEAVKELFPEKESLHRWVDLAQEQVQFQGLPSRVCWLGYQSDGEDGLTERATFALRINELVAEGEIGAPVVVTRDHLDAGSVASPNRETEAMRDGSDAVADWPILNALLNTAAGADIVSVHDGGGVGIGNALHANNHVVLDGTDLAAEKARRVFTTDPGMGVVRHADAGYEAALAEARESGVDVPMEDR, via the coding sequence ATGACAGACGCCCCAGACGGCTCCTTCGAGGTGGGTGCCCCGTCCGAACAGTGGCGCGACTACCAGGGTGCGCCGACCGGATCCGAACTCGAGTGTGAGGGATGGCGTCAGGAGGCCGCCCTCAGGATGCTGAACAACAACCTCGACCCCGAGGTCGCGGAGAAACCCGAGGACCTCGTGGTGTACGGCGGGACGGGCCGAGCGGCCCGGTCCTGGGACGCCTACGACGCCATCCTCGACGAACTCCGCGAACTCGGCGACGAGGAGACGCTGCTCGTCCAGTCCGGGAAACCCGTGGGCGTCTTCGAGACGCACGAGCGAGCGCCCCGGGTGCTCATCGCGAACTCGAACCTCGTCGGGAAGTGGGACAACTGGGAGCACTTCCACGAACTCGAGTCGAGGGGGCTCATCATGTACGGCCAGATGACCGCGGGGTCGTGGGCGTACATCGGCACCCAGGGGATCATCCAGGGGACCTACGAGACGCTCGCCGAGGCGGGTCGCCAGCACTTCGGCGTTCCCGCGAGCGAAGCGAACGGGGGCTCGGCAGACGAGCAGAGCGAGTCTTCCGGCGGCGACCTCTCGGGCCGCATCGTCGTCACGGGTGGTCTCGGCGGCATGGGCGGCGCCCAGCCGCTGGCGGTGACGATGAACGAGGGCGTCTGCATCGCCGCGGAGGTGGACGAACGCCGCATCGACCGCCGCATCGAGACGGGTTACTGCATGGAGAAGACCGACGACGTCGGCGAGGCCATCCGGAAGGCCGAGGAAGCCGCCGAGGCCGGCGAACCGTACTCCGTCGGCGTGCACGTCAACGCCGCGGACATGCTCGAGGAGATGCTCGACCGCGGGTTCGTGCCGGACATCGTCACGGACCAGACGAGCGCACACGACGAACTCGAGGGGTACTACCCGAGCGGCTACACGGTCGCGGAGGCCGACGACCTCCGGGAGCGCGACCCCGAGACGTACGTCGAGGAGAGCCTCGACACGATGGAGCGCCACGTCCAGGGCATCCTCGACATGCAGGACGAGGGTGCCATCGCGGTCGAGTACGGCAACAACATCCGCGGCCAGGTCGCGACCCACCGCGACATGGAGACCGCGTTCGACTTCCCGGGGTTCGTCCCGGCGTACATCCGTCCGCAGTTCTGCCGCGGGCGGGGACCGTTCAGGTGGGTCGCGCTCTCCGGTGACCCCGCGGACATCCACCGGACGGACGAGGCCGTCAAGGAACTGTTCCCGGAGAAGGAGTCGCTGCACCGCTGGGTCGACCTCGCGCAGGAACAGGTGCAGTTCCAGGGCCTGCCGAGTCGAGTGTGCTGGCTCGGATACCAATCAGACGGAGAAGACGGCCTCACGGAGCGCGCGACGTTCGCCCTCCGCATCAACGAACTCGTCGCCGAGGGCGAGATCGGAGCGCCGGTCGTCGTGACCCGGGACCACCTCGACGCCGGCAGCGTCGCCAGCCCGAACCGCGAGACGGAGGCGATGAGAGACGGGTCTGACGCGGTCGCGGACTGGCCGATTCTGAACGCGCTGTTGAACACGGCGGCGGGCGCGGACATCGTGAGCGTCCACGACGGCGGCGGCGTCGGCATCGGGAACGCGTTGCACGCGAACAACCACGTCGTCCTCGACGGGACCGACCTCGCCGCCGAGAAGGCCCGCCGCGTGTTCACCACCGACCCAGGGATGGGCGTCGTCCGGCACGCCGACGCGGGCTACGAGGCGGCACTCGCCGAGGCCCGGGAGTCGGGCGTCGACGTGCCCATGGAGGACCGATGA
- a CDS encoding helix-turn-helix domain-containing protein, which produces MQQATFRLSGRGVYAAATAETDVRMALWCNDHCDLLQLRGADADSVLAAVDERVGVRERVKEGDTTLAVTAACLREEDGGVEDVLADHGCLLVPPLSYVDGEKRVRVLSLSAQSLTSTYHDLRQRYDVTVADKRSVSAPDPASPAAPTADLTERQDAVLRAAVEDGYYEVPRTTTTAALAERFGLARSTLEEHLRRAEAKLVDAAVASR; this is translated from the coding sequence GTGCAACAAGCAACGTTCCGGCTGTCGGGTCGAGGTGTCTACGCCGCCGCGACGGCTGAGACAGACGTGCGGATGGCGCTGTGGTGCAACGACCACTGCGACCTCCTCCAGCTCCGGGGCGCGGACGCCGACAGCGTGCTCGCCGCTGTCGACGAGCGCGTCGGCGTCCGCGAACGCGTCAAGGAGGGCGACACCACGCTCGCGGTCACCGCGGCCTGCCTCCGCGAGGAGGACGGGGGTGTCGAGGACGTGCTCGCGGACCACGGTTGCCTGCTCGTCCCGCCACTGTCGTACGTCGACGGCGAGAAGCGGGTCCGCGTCCTCTCACTCTCGGCTCAGTCACTCACGTCGACGTACCACGACCTGCGGCAACGCTACGACGTCACAGTCGCGGACAAGCGCTCGGTGAGCGCGCCCGACCCCGCGTCGCCCGCCGCACCCACGGCCGACCTGACCGAGCGACAGGACGCCGTCCTGCGGGCGGCCGTCGAGGACGGGTACTACGAGGTCCCACGGACGACGACCACGGCGGCGTTGGCCGAGCGGTTCGGACTCGCACGCTCGACGCTCGAAGAACACCTGCGACGCGCGGAGGCCAAACTGGTGGACGCAGCCGTCGCGTCTCGATGA
- the hutG gene encoding formimidoylglutamase, with protein sequence MNLTAPPEWEGTSSDPNDEQFGDVVESVAPESAADYDALLVGEPYDGAVIGRKGAVGGPTAIREALAGVKSHHFETGPVASVGDLGDVQVRADSVSEAQAAFQDAAHSVHDLRAVPVFVGGDNSLSYANASPLLERGSLGVVSFDAHLDCREVRGEPSSGTPYRQLFEAGLDALAVVGARHFETSTRYADYLDEQGGRVVTAETVGADPDGALDAALAAMGDVDQVYVSVDVDVLDAAYPGSSAPTPGGLQPRELFRLVRRIAGRPRVAGFEVVETAPPLDTDGRTVDAAARCIAHFLGGYHD encoded by the coding sequence ATGAACCTGACCGCGCCGCCGGAGTGGGAGGGGACGTCGTCGGACCCCAACGACGAGCAGTTCGGGGACGTCGTCGAGTCCGTGGCCCCCGAGAGCGCGGCGGACTACGACGCGTTGCTGGTCGGCGAACCGTACGACGGCGCAGTCATCGGCCGGAAGGGCGCGGTCGGCGGCCCGACCGCGATCCGCGAGGCGCTCGCGGGCGTGAAGAGCCACCACTTCGAGACGGGGCCGGTCGCGTCCGTCGGCGACCTCGGCGACGTCCAGGTGCGCGCAGACAGCGTCTCGGAGGCGCAGGCAGCGTTCCAGGACGCCGCTCACAGCGTCCACGACCTGCGTGCGGTCCCCGTCTTCGTCGGCGGGGACAACTCGCTGTCGTACGCGAACGCCAGCCCGCTGCTCGAACGCGGGTCTCTCGGCGTCGTGAGCTTCGACGCCCACCTCGACTGCCGCGAGGTACGGGGCGAACCGTCCAGTGGCACGCCGTACCGACAGCTGTTCGAGGCGGGCCTCGACGCGCTGGCCGTCGTCGGCGCGCGCCACTTCGAGACCAGCACGCGGTACGCCGACTACCTCGACGAGCAGGGTGGGCGTGTCGTCACCGCCGAAACCGTCGGCGCGGACCCCGATGGAGCCCTCGACGCCGCACTCGCCGCGATGGGCGACGTCGACCAGGTGTACGTCAGCGTGGACGTCGACGTCCTCGACGCCGCCTACCCGGGGTCGAGCGCACCGACGCCGGGCGGTCTCCAGCCCAGAGAGCTGTTCCGCCTCGTGCGCCGCATCGCGGGCCGACCACGGGTCGCCGGTTTCGAGGTCGTCGAGACGGCGCCGCCGCTGGACACGGACGGTCGAACGGTCGACGCGGCCGCCCGCTGTATCGCGCACTTCCTCGGGGGGTACCATGACTGA